The proteins below are encoded in one region of Silene latifolia isolate original U9 population chromosome 2, ASM4854445v1, whole genome shotgun sequence:
- the LOC141642388 gene encoding F-box/kelch-repeat protein At3g23880-like isoform X1 produces MKISLIQHQIRIYKMSDVNPFLSEDIWFEIFKKLPVKTLGKCRCVCKSWHSLVVSPSFMAAHHKHYTQNNANSLILCKEVVKRSETEELEQCIFFRNLDQLKQGNRLHTSVWPFVVCQPFQSSFHFVGCVNGLLCLSDTDHLGHRDRILIWNPLIQKSIKLRNSSCKGSHSLVGFGYDYQRNDHRVVKISYSAAKTPFVEVYSVQKRKWRTICADYLVDNLITEISASPCFCNGLIYWPIRSRRMEISNNPIVECLLLYNVAEERFSKMELPEEIVKCSRYGDFGIFEYSGMLSVSHCQYMFLEMSTTTHCQIWVKQDCNVESSWCKIVNDCVSYGYHHEGSLHYLGANKELVGFNKENTGQLVSYNPKTGHITELGFNVSQSPKFCAYSESLALLDQKTDNRTAAELKRSVNRRPRGNF; encoded by the exons CATCAGATAAGAATATATAAAATGTCAGATGTAAATCCATTTCTCTCTGAAGACATATGGTTCGAAATCTTCAAGAAACTTCCTGTAAAAACCTTGGGCAAATGTCGTTGTGTCTGCAAATCATGGCATTCTCTCGTTGTTTCCCCTTCATTTATGGCCGCACACCATAAGCATTACACCCAAAATAACGCCAATTCCTTAATTCTATGCAAAGAGGTTGTGAAGCGTTCAGAAACCGAAGAATTGGAGCAGTGTATTTTCTTTCGTAACTTAGATCAGTTAAAACAAGGGAATAGACTTCACACCTCAGTTTGGCCTTTCGTTGTATGTCAGCCTTTTCAGTCCAGCTTTCACTTTGTGGGTTGCGTTAATGGTTTGTTGTGCCTCTCTGACACTGATCATCTTGGCCACAGAGACCGTATTTTGATATGGAATCCGTTAATTCAGAAATCCATTAAACTTCGGAATTCCTCCTGTAAAGGCAGTCATTCTTTGGTGGGGTTCGGCTATGATTATCAGAGGAATGATCATCGAGTGGTCAAAATAAGTTATTCGGCTGCAAAAACGCCATTTGTAGAGGTTTACTCGGTACAGAAACGAAAATGGAGGACAATTTGCGCTGATTATTTAGTTGATAACCTGATTACTGAAATTTCCGCTTCACCCTGTTTTTGTAATGGCCTTATTTATTGGCCGATTCGTAGTAGACGAATGGAAATAAGTAATAATCCCATTGTCGAATGCTTGCTTTTGTATAATGTCGCGGAAGAAAGGTTTTCAAAAATGGAACTGCCTGAAGAAATCGTGAAGTGCAGTAGGTATGGTGATTTCGGTATATTTGAGTACTCCGGTATGTTATCTGTGTCCCATTGCCAGTACATGTTCTTGGAAATGAGTACTACAACTCATTGTCAAATCTGGGTGAAACAAGACTGCAATGTCGAGAGTTCGTGGTGCAAAATCGTGAATGATTGTGTGTCATATGGATATCACCATGAGGGATCGTTGCACTACTTGGGAGCGAACAAGGAACTAGTCGGGTTCAATAAGGAAAACACTGGACAGCTGGTGTCCTATAATCCTAAGACTGGCCATATTACTGAACTTGGTTTTAATGTAAGCCAATCTCCAAAGTTCTGCGCTTATTCTGAGAGTCTTGCATTGCTCGACCAAAAGACCGACAATCGCACTGCTGCTGAACTCAAAAG GTCTGTTAATCGTCGCCCCAGAGGTAATTTCTAG
- the LOC141642388 gene encoding F-box/kelch-repeat protein At3g23880-like isoform X2 yields the protein MSDVNPFLSEDIWFEIFKKLPVKTLGKCRCVCKSWHSLVVSPSFMAAHHKHYTQNNANSLILCKEVVKRSETEELEQCIFFRNLDQLKQGNRLHTSVWPFVVCQPFQSSFHFVGCVNGLLCLSDTDHLGHRDRILIWNPLIQKSIKLRNSSCKGSHSLVGFGYDYQRNDHRVVKISYSAAKTPFVEVYSVQKRKWRTICADYLVDNLITEISASPCFCNGLIYWPIRSRRMEISNNPIVECLLLYNVAEERFSKMELPEEIVKCSRYGDFGIFEYSGMLSVSHCQYMFLEMSTTTHCQIWVKQDCNVESSWCKIVNDCVSYGYHHEGSLHYLGANKELVGFNKENTGQLVSYNPKTGHITELGFNVSQSPKFCAYSESLALLDQKTDNRTAAELKRSVNRRPRGNF from the exons ATGTCAGATGTAAATCCATTTCTCTCTGAAGACATATGGTTCGAAATCTTCAAGAAACTTCCTGTAAAAACCTTGGGCAAATGTCGTTGTGTCTGCAAATCATGGCATTCTCTCGTTGTTTCCCCTTCATTTATGGCCGCACACCATAAGCATTACACCCAAAATAACGCCAATTCCTTAATTCTATGCAAAGAGGTTGTGAAGCGTTCAGAAACCGAAGAATTGGAGCAGTGTATTTTCTTTCGTAACTTAGATCAGTTAAAACAAGGGAATAGACTTCACACCTCAGTTTGGCCTTTCGTTGTATGTCAGCCTTTTCAGTCCAGCTTTCACTTTGTGGGTTGCGTTAATGGTTTGTTGTGCCTCTCTGACACTGATCATCTTGGCCACAGAGACCGTATTTTGATATGGAATCCGTTAATTCAGAAATCCATTAAACTTCGGAATTCCTCCTGTAAAGGCAGTCATTCTTTGGTGGGGTTCGGCTATGATTATCAGAGGAATGATCATCGAGTGGTCAAAATAAGTTATTCGGCTGCAAAAACGCCATTTGTAGAGGTTTACTCGGTACAGAAACGAAAATGGAGGACAATTTGCGCTGATTATTTAGTTGATAACCTGATTACTGAAATTTCCGCTTCACCCTGTTTTTGTAATGGCCTTATTTATTGGCCGATTCGTAGTAGACGAATGGAAATAAGTAATAATCCCATTGTCGAATGCTTGCTTTTGTATAATGTCGCGGAAGAAAGGTTTTCAAAAATGGAACTGCCTGAAGAAATCGTGAAGTGCAGTAGGTATGGTGATTTCGGTATATTTGAGTACTCCGGTATGTTATCTGTGTCCCATTGCCAGTACATGTTCTTGGAAATGAGTACTACAACTCATTGTCAAATCTGGGTGAAACAAGACTGCAATGTCGAGAGTTCGTGGTGCAAAATCGTGAATGATTGTGTGTCATATGGATATCACCATGAGGGATCGTTGCACTACTTGGGAGCGAACAAGGAACTAGTCGGGTTCAATAAGGAAAACACTGGACAGCTGGTGTCCTATAATCCTAAGACTGGCCATATTACTGAACTTGGTTTTAATGTAAGCCAATCTCCAAAGTTCTGCGCTTATTCTGAGAGTCTTGCATTGCTCGACCAAAAGACCGACAATCGCACTGCTGCTGAACTCAAAAG GTCTGTTAATCGTCGCCCCAGAGGTAATTTCTAG